In Methylobacterium aquaticum, the following are encoded in one genomic region:
- a CDS encoding polysaccharide deacetylase family protein: protein MFDPKVHDRDFRGYGGHPPKVAWPGGARVAVSVVVNVEEGAELSLGMGDERNESVYEVVEEVVGSRDLCMESHFEYGPRAGWPRIRALLSAYGVPATLNANGRAVALSPWLAQEAVADGHEVAAHGWRWERHAGMGEAQERTAIAQAVAAIRDATGRAPVGWHTRSATSVNTRRLLLEQGGFLYDSNAYNDDLPYLVPGREGRPHVVLPYAFDTNDMRFQRGGGFVFGDDFARYCIDAFDRLYAEGGDAPRMLSVGLHLRIIGRPGRIGGLERFLAHVAAREGTWFARRDAIAEHWLRELA from the coding sequence ATGTTCGATCCGAAGGTCCACGATCGCGATTTCCGGGGCTATGGCGGCCATCCGCCCAAAGTCGCCTGGCCGGGCGGCGCCCGGGTCGCCGTCTCGGTCGTCGTCAACGTCGAGGAGGGGGCGGAACTCTCCCTCGGCATGGGCGACGAGCGCAACGAATCCGTCTACGAGGTGGTGGAGGAGGTCGTCGGATCCCGCGACCTCTGCATGGAGTCGCATTTCGAGTACGGCCCCCGCGCCGGCTGGCCGCGCATCCGGGCCCTGCTGTCGGCCTACGGCGTCCCTGCCACCCTCAACGCCAACGGGCGCGCCGTCGCGCTGTCGCCGTGGCTGGCGCAGGAGGCCGTCGCCGACGGGCACGAGGTCGCGGCCCATGGCTGGCGCTGGGAGCGCCATGCCGGGATGGGCGAGGCACAGGAGCGGACGGCCATCGCGCAGGCCGTCGCGGCGATCCGCGACGCGACCGGTCGCGCCCCGGTCGGCTGGCACACCCGCTCGGCGACCTCGGTCAACACCCGCCGGCTGCTCCTGGAGCAGGGCGGCTTCCTGTACGACTCGAACGCCTACAACGACGACCTGCCCTATCTCGTGCCGGGCCGCGAGGGTCGCCCGCACGTCGTGCTGCCCTACGCCTTCGACACCAACGACATGCGCTTCCAGCGCGGCGGCGGCTTCGTGTTCGGCGACGACTTCGCCCGCTACTGCATCGACGCCTTCGATCGCCTCTACGCCGAGGGCGGCGACGCACCCAGGATGCTGTCGGTGGGCCTGCACCTGCGCATCATCGGCCGGCCCGGCCGGATCGGCGGCCTCGAGCGCTTCCTCGCCCATGTGGCCGCCCGCGAGGGGACGTGGTTTGCCCGCCGCGACGCCATCGCGGAGCACTGGCTGCGGGAATTGGCCTGA
- a CDS encoding ABC transporter permease, producing MTATERLSLALVWAVAGISAAFLMAPLVVTVAVSFGSSAVFTLPPPAWSTRWYERLWASRDIWPALATSLRVAGLATALALVLGTLCAIAVVRGRFPGREALVTFLISPLMLPGLVVGIAMLQGFRTMGLRDVALSLLVAHGVITLPYVVRNVVAALSLFDFTLIDAARTLGLSYPAAILRVLVPGLAPAFLTSGLFAFLASMDNYPISIFFTDAWTKTLPIQMLQLVEERPDPTVAAVSTLLILLAVAVLIVGDRLVGLRRLAEV from the coding sequence ATGACCGCGACCGAACGCCTGTCGCTCGCCCTGGTCTGGGCCGTCGCGGGGATTTCGGCCGCCTTCCTGATGGCGCCGCTCGTCGTCACGGTGGCGGTCTCGTTCGGGTCGAGCGCAGTGTTCACCCTGCCGCCGCCCGCCTGGTCGACGCGGTGGTACGAGCGGCTGTGGGCCTCCCGAGACATCTGGCCGGCTCTCGCGACTTCGCTGCGGGTCGCCGGCCTCGCCACCGCGCTCGCCCTCGTCCTCGGCACGCTCTGCGCCATTGCGGTGGTGCGCGGTCGCTTTCCCGGGCGCGAGGCCCTGGTCACCTTCCTGATCTCGCCCCTGATGTTGCCGGGCCTCGTCGTCGGCATCGCGATGCTGCAGGGGTTTCGCACGATGGGCCTGCGCGACGTGGCGTTAAGCCTGCTCGTCGCCCACGGGGTGATCACGCTGCCCTACGTCGTGCGCAACGTGGTGGCGGCGCTCTCGCTGTTCGACTTCACCCTGATCGACGCCGCCCGGACGCTCGGCCTGTCCTATCCGGCCGCCATCCTGCGCGTGCTGGTGCCGGGCCTCGCGCCGGCCTTCCTGACCTCGGGCCTGTTCGCGTTCCTCGCCTCGATGGACAACTACCCGATCTCGATCTTCTTCACCGATGCCTGGACCAAGACCCTGCCGATCCAGATGCTCCAGCTCGTCGAGGAGCGGCCCGACCCGACGGTCGCGGCGGTCTCGACGCTCCTGATCCTGCTCGCCGTCGCGGTGCTGATCGTCGGGGACCGCCTCGTCGGCCTGCGCCGGCTGGCCGAAGTGTGA
- a CDS encoding carbon-nitrogen hydrolase family protein, whose product MTPFMRVAAIPVGPAGDDPGAPWREVEAGVCEAAAVGADLAVLPELTLLPYVAGEDPARWRHLAEAEDGPTARRMGALACRHGLALVFGLALCEPGGALPLNAALLARPDGSIVRIAAKHRLPPPSPGDEFGEADHFRAGPAAARAVRVGFPGGRSLRVAALVCYDRRFPEAWDAAAAGADLVAVLVAGPAPQDPPGFFAAELAGYARRCGVAAVAAARHGTEHGLGRPVRHDGDSLVVGPDGRLLAAWRPDAPGPVIGPVLGSLPDTVRLSLPEA is encoded by the coding sequence ATGACACCCTTCATGCGCGTCGCCGCGATCCCGGTCGGCCCGGCCGGGGACGATCCGGGCGCCCCGTGGCGGGAGGTCGAGGCGGGGGTCTGCGAGGCCGCCGCCGTGGGCGCCGACCTCGCCGTCCTGCCGGAACTGACGCTGCTGCCCTACGTGGCGGGCGAGGATCCGGCGCGCTGGCGCCACCTCGCCGAGGCGGAGGACGGACCGACCGCCCGCCGCATGGGGGCGCTCGCGTGCCGCCATGGGCTCGCCCTGGTGTTCGGCCTGGCCCTCTGCGAGCCCGGCGGGGCGCTGCCCCTCAATGCGGCGCTCCTCGCCCGACCGGACGGCAGCATCGTCCGGATCGCGGCCAAGCATCGGCTTCCGCCGCCGTCGCCCGGCGACGAGTTCGGCGAGGCCGACCATTTCCGCGCCGGTCCCGCGGCGGCGCGGGCCGTGCGGGTCGGGTTCCCGGGTGGTCGCTCCCTCCGGGTCGCGGCCCTCGTCTGCTACGACCGGCGCTTCCCGGAGGCCTGGGACGCGGCGGCGGCCGGAGCCGACCTCGTCGCGGTGCTGGTCGCCGGGCCGGCGCCGCAGGATCCGCCCGGCTTCTTTGCCGCCGAACTCGCCGGCTACGCCCGGCGCTGCGGCGTCGCGGCGGTGGCGGCCGCGCGCCACGGCACCGAGCACGGCCTCGGCCGGCCGGTGCGGCACGACGGCGACAGCCTGGTGGTCGGGCCGGACGGCCGCCTCCTCGCGGCGTGGCGGCCCGACGCGCCGGGCCCGGTCATCGGCCCCGTCCTCGGTTCCCTGCCGGATACCGTCCGGCTTTCCCTTCCCGAAGCGTAA
- a CDS encoding transporter substrate-binding domain-containing protein, producing the protein MAGTGNAPWRVGVLFSRSGVSGITETEHFLGTALAIEEINQAGGVLGRAIEPVCYDPAGDMDAYRGLARRMLAEDGVEVVFGCSLSASRKAVLSTMERHNGLLWYPSIYEGFEYSENVIYTGATLNQSVFALADFMLQEYGSRVFMVGSDYIYPRESNRVMRDLIETKGGTILGEIYAPLDADEEAHGRMVAEIRRAAPDAVFSTVVGRGAERLYRAYAAAGIDRARCPIASLTLAEGQIRAIGPDSCTGHVLASSYFGSLDGDENRRFVAAFRARFGPERPTSMWSETAYAQVHLFARALAEAGTLDAERLSAAALRQLYLAPEGEIAFDGETRHVWLTPGIGVARADGQFDVAWRARRPVRPDPYLAWSRFELNALEEGLAA; encoded by the coding sequence ATGGCGGGTACGGGCAATGCGCCATGGCGGGTCGGGGTGCTGTTCTCGCGCAGCGGCGTGAGCGGCATCACCGAGACCGAGCACTTCCTCGGGACCGCCTTGGCGATCGAGGAGATCAACCAGGCCGGCGGCGTGCTCGGACGCGCGATCGAGCCCGTCTGCTACGATCCGGCCGGCGACATGGATGCCTATCGCGGCCTCGCCCGGCGGATGCTCGCCGAGGACGGCGTCGAGGTCGTGTTCGGCTGCTCGCTCTCGGCCAGCCGCAAGGCCGTACTCTCCACCATGGAACGCCATAACGGCCTGCTCTGGTACCCTTCGATCTACGAGGGGTTCGAATATTCCGAGAACGTCATCTATACCGGTGCGACGCTCAACCAGAGTGTCTTTGCCCTCGCGGATTTTATGTTACAGGAATACGGTTCGCGGGTCTTCATGGTCGGATCGGACTACATCTATCCCCGCGAATCGAACCGGGTCATGCGCGACCTGATCGAGACCAAGGGCGGCACGATCCTGGGCGAGATCTACGCCCCCCTCGACGCCGACGAGGAGGCCCATGGCCGGATGGTCGCCGAGATCCGCCGCGCCGCGCCGGATGCCGTGTTCTCCACCGTGGTCGGCCGGGGCGCGGAGCGGCTCTACCGCGCCTATGCGGCGGCCGGGATCGACCGCGCGCGCTGCCCGATCGCGAGCCTGACCCTGGCGGAGGGCCAGATCCGGGCGATCGGCCCCGATTCCTGCACCGGGCACGTCTTGGCCTCGTCGTATTTCGGCAGTCTCGATGGCGACGAGAACCGCCGCTTCGTCGCCGCCTTCCGGGCCCGGTTCGGGCCGGAGCGGCCGACCAGCATGTGGTCGGAGACGGCCTATGCGCAGGTCCATCTCTTCGCCCGGGCCTTGGCCGAGGCCGGCACGCTCGACGCCGAGCGCCTGAGTGCCGCGGCCCTGCGCCAGCTCTACCTGGCGCCGGAGGGCGAGATCGCCTTCGACGGGGAGACCCGGCATGTGTGGCTCACGCCGGGGATCGGCGTTGCCCGGGCCGACGGCCAGTTCGACGTGGCCTGGCGCGCCCGCCGGCCGGTGCGGCCCGATCCCTACCTCGCCTGGTCGCGCTTCGAACTGAACGCCCTCGAGGAGGGGCTCGCGGCATGA
- a CDS encoding ABC transporter ATP-binding protein, with translation MSESPSSDPGFLAITGAEKSYGASAVLGGVDLAVARGEFVSLLGPSGCGKTTLLRIVAGLVSPDRGRVALDGRDITRTPPHRRDIGVVFQNYALFPHLTVAENVAFGLKAKGHPRAGIGATVSRFLDLVQMAPFADRRAQALSGGQQQRVAVARALAVRPKLLLLDEPFSALDRKLREAMQIDLKRLLRELGITALFVTHDQDEALTMSDRIAVMNLGAIEQLADPVTLYRRPATACALGFVGLSTRIPGLVREEGAGMLRVETPLGTVRAPGRFLPGSPVLLGVRPERIRIGGEGPNTIEAALVEVAFQGARAHLFFAGPDGNRTLLAEAPEIPAGAAPGARLRLSWAIEDTLVFPAEPALREAA, from the coding sequence ATGTCGGAATCCCCCTCGTCCGATCCCGGCTTCCTGGCGATCACCGGGGCCGAGAAGAGCTACGGCGCCAGCGCGGTGCTCGGCGGCGTGGACCTGGCCGTGGCACGCGGCGAGTTCGTCTCGCTGCTCGGCCCCTCCGGCTGCGGGAAGACGACCCTGCTGCGCATCGTCGCCGGCCTCGTGTCTCCCGATCGCGGCCGGGTCGCGCTCGACGGGCGCGACATCACCCGTACCCCGCCGCATCGGCGCGACATCGGGGTGGTGTTCCAGAACTACGCCCTGTTCCCCCACCTCACGGTCGCCGAGAACGTCGCCTTCGGGCTCAAGGCCAAGGGGCATCCCCGGGCCGGGATCGGCGCCACCGTCTCGCGCTTCCTCGACCTGGTCCAGATGGCGCCCTTCGCCGACCGCCGCGCGCAGGCGCTGTCGGGCGGGCAGCAGCAGCGGGTGGCGGTGGCGCGCGCGCTCGCCGTCCGGCCGAAGCTCCTGCTTCTCGACGAGCCGTTCTCGGCCCTCGACCGCAAGCTCAGGGAGGCGATGCAGATCGACCTCAAGCGCCTCCTGCGGGAACTCGGCATCACCGCCCTGTTCGTCACCCACGATCAGGACGAGGCGCTCACCATGTCCGACCGGATCGCGGTGATGAACCTCGGCGCGATCGAGCAGCTCGCCGACCCGGTGACGCTCTACCGCCGGCCCGCCACCGCCTGCGCGCTCGGCTTCGTCGGCCTGTCGACCCGGATTCCCGGCCTCGTGCGGGAGGAGGGGGCCGGGATGCTGCGGGTCGAGACGCCGCTCGGGACGGTGCGGGCACCCGGCCGCTTCCTGCCCGGGAGCCCCGTGCTCCTCGGCGTGCGGCCGGAGCGGATCCGGATCGGTGGCGAAGGACCGAACACGATCGAGGCTGCGCTCGTCGAGGTCGCCTTCCAGGGCGCCCGCGCCCACCTGTTCTTCGCCGGCCCGGACGGGAACAGGACCCTGCTGGCGGAGGCCCCCGAGATCCCGGCCGGCGCCGCGCCCGGCGCGCGGCTGCGCCTGTCCTGGGCGATCGAGGATACGCTGGTCTTCCCCGCCGAGCCGGCCCTGCGGGAGGCGGCATGA
- a CDS encoding ABC transporter permease: MPAPVRATLPGLSPAWRRRLASLFWGLVSLGLFAGLWEGLWALDLVNPLLLPPPHLFLADIPGTLRYFDRSNRIGSVGGGGGVAALLVTMGWTTMRVFVGLGLGFVCGVLVGALVHYVRALRNLLLPTVLLLAPISPVAWLPVAIFVFGIGDKPAIFLVFITLFFTIVLSTGAQIESVPKTYIHVARIMGATGRQTFWRVVLPAILPSLFMTLRLNLFAAWMVVLIAETVGVGTGLGQITSMARSTFNAKLVFFTMAIVGVLGFLSDFALRQVQRKMLWWVGPGGAR; this comes from the coding sequence ATGCCGGCGCCGGTGCGCGCCACGCTGCCCGGGCTCTCGCCCGCCTGGCGCCGGCGCCTCGCCAGCCTGTTCTGGGGCCTCGTCTCCCTCGGCCTGTTCGCCGGCCTGTGGGAGGGCTTGTGGGCCCTCGACCTCGTCAACCCGCTGCTGCTGCCCCCACCCCACCTGTTCCTGGCCGACATCCCAGGCACCCTGCGCTACTTCGACCGCTCCAACCGGATCGGCAGCGTCGGCGGCGGCGGCGGTGTCGCGGCTTTGCTGGTCACCATGGGCTGGACGACGATGCGGGTCTTCGTCGGCCTTGGCCTGGGCTTCGTCTGCGGCGTGCTGGTCGGGGCGCTGGTCCATTACGTGCGAGCCTTGCGCAACCTGCTTCTGCCGACGGTGCTGTTGCTCGCGCCGATCTCCCCGGTGGCGTGGCTGCCGGTCGCCATCTTCGTCTTCGGTATCGGCGACAAGCCGGCGATCTTCCTCGTCTTCATCACGCTGTTCTTCACCATCGTCCTCTCGACCGGCGCGCAGATCGAGAGCGTGCCCAAGACCTACATCCACGTCGCCCGCATCATGGGCGCCACCGGGCGGCAGACCTTCTGGCGGGTGGTGTTGCCGGCGATCCTGCCGAGCCTGTTCATGACGCTGCGGCTCAACCTCTTCGCCGCCTGGATGGTGGTGCTGATCGCCGAGACGGTCGGGGTCGGGACCGGGCTCGGGCAGATCACCTCGATGGCGCGCTCGACCTTCAACGCCAAGCTCGTCTTCTTCACCATGGCGATCGTCGGCGTGCTCGGCTTCCTGTCCGATTTCGCCCTGCGCCAGGTGCAGCGGAAGATGCTGTGGTGGGTCGGCCCGGGAGGCGCCCGATGA
- a CDS encoding ABC transporter ATP-binding protein, with the protein MTRPAVTIRDVSKRWMPEGRAPVQALADLDFEVAPGEFVVLLGPSGCGKSTLLYMIAGLEDVSGGEILADGEPVTGPSAERGLIFQDASLFPWLTIADNVAFGLAVQHVPPLKRREMAVEMLRRVGLGDMLDKKPDELSGGMRQRAACARALAMRPKVLMMDEPFAALDVQTRSRMQDFLLQIWRDSGASVLLVTHSIDEAISLADRVVVFTARPGRVKTIVPIDLPRPRPSRDPRYHAYRDLFTELLGAEVDRAFAEQEAAASR; encoded by the coding sequence ATGACCCGCCCCGCCGTCACGATCCGCGATGTCTCGAAGCGCTGGATGCCGGAGGGCCGCGCCCCGGTCCAGGCGCTGGCCGATCTCGATTTCGAGGTGGCCCCGGGCGAGTTCGTGGTGCTGCTCGGGCCCTCCGGCTGCGGCAAGTCCACGCTGCTCTACATGATCGCCGGACTGGAGGATGTCAGCGGCGGCGAGATCCTGGCGGACGGCGAGCCCGTCACGGGCCCGAGCGCCGAGCGCGGTCTGATCTTCCAGGACGCTTCGCTGTTTCCCTGGCTCACCATCGCCGACAACGTCGCCTTCGGGCTGGCCGTCCAGCACGTGCCGCCGCTCAAGCGGCGCGAGATGGCGGTCGAGATGCTGCGCCGGGTCGGGCTCGGCGACATGCTCGACAAGAAGCCGGACGAATTGTCCGGCGGCATGCGCCAGCGCGCGGCCTGCGCCCGGGCGCTCGCCATGCGGCCGAAGGTGCTGATGATGGACGAGCCCTTCGCGGCCCTCGACGTCCAGACCCGCTCGCGCATGCAGGATTTCCTGCTGCAGATCTGGCGCGACAGCGGCGCCTCGGTCCTCCTCGTCACCCATTCCATCGACGAGGCGATCTCGCTTGCCGACCGGGTGGTGGTGTTCACAGCCCGTCCCGGGCGCGTGAAGACGATCGTGCCGATCGACCTGCCGCGGCCGCGGCCGTCGCGCGACCCGCGCTACCACGCCTATCGCGACCTGTTCACGGAGCTCCTCGGCGCCGAGGTCGACCGCGCCTTCGCCGAGCAGGAGGCCGCCGCGTCGCGATGA
- a CDS encoding ABC transporter substrate-binding protein: MCDRDGSFYRNLSRRGFLGRGAGAAAAIALPTHLAALLAPSPAAAGTTLKATHGSGFCNMGMFLAKERGLTKADGVDLDFVVTPSNTEITTMFGAGLVDMSMIPYSNFMTLYDAGAPVRIVAGGGVEGCIIVAREGINSAADLKGKTFGTFQADTLEVLPYDYLKKAGMSFRDVDVKYLDTSPELAQAFMAGALDAICHIEPYASQCVMGRKGAKVLSNGTDVYGKGYSDCVLAVRAPLIKSNPGAVKAVIKALFVAQSQAEADKTAALKDTVGKYYKTSMEAAIDASAKQPIVVDQRDQTKFIIARGTSMQELGYVKKAPDEGAFDWSLLEAVIAENKGLYAGLKLKAA, from the coding sequence ATGTGCGATCGTGACGGGTCGTTCTACCGTAACCTCTCCCGGCGAGGCTTCCTCGGCCGGGGTGCCGGCGCCGCGGCGGCGATCGCCCTGCCGACGCATCTCGCGGCCCTGCTGGCGCCGAGCCCCGCCGCGGCGGGCACGACGCTGAAGGCCACGCATGGCTCCGGCTTCTGCAACATGGGCATGTTCCTCGCCAAGGAGCGGGGGCTGACCAAGGCGGACGGCGTCGATCTCGACTTCGTGGTGACGCCCTCGAACACCGAGATCACCACGATGTTCGGGGCCGGGCTCGTCGACATGTCGATGATCCCGTACTCGAACTTCATGACCCTGTACGATGCCGGCGCGCCGGTGCGGATCGTCGCGGGCGGCGGCGTCGAGGGCTGCATCATCGTGGCCCGCGAGGGCATCAATTCGGCGGCCGACCTCAAGGGCAAGACCTTCGGCACCTTCCAGGCCGACACCCTCGAGGTGCTGCCTTACGACTACCTGAAGAAGGCCGGGATGAGCTTTCGCGATGTCGACGTGAAATACCTCGACACCTCGCCGGAGCTGGCCCAGGCGTTCATGGCCGGCGCCCTCGATGCGATCTGCCACATCGAGCCTTATGCCTCGCAATGCGTCATGGGCCGGAAAGGAGCGAAGGTGCTCTCGAACGGCACCGACGTCTACGGCAAGGGCTACTCGGATTGCGTGCTCGCGGTCCGCGCCCCGCTCATCAAGAGCAACCCGGGCGCCGTGAAGGCGGTGATCAAGGCGCTGTTCGTGGCCCAGTCCCAGGCCGAGGCGGACAAGACCGCCGCCCTGAAGGACACGGTCGGCAAATACTACAAGACCAGCATGGAGGCGGCGATCGACGCCTCCGCCAAGCAGCCGATCGTGGTCGACCAGCGCGACCAGACGAAGTTCATCATCGCGCGCGGCACCTCGATGCAGGAACTCGGCTACGTCAAGAAGGCCCCGGACGAGGGCGCTTTCGACTGGAGCCTGCTCGAAGCGGTGATCGCCGAGAACAAGGGTCTCTACGCCGGCCTGAAGCTGAAGGCCGCCTGA
- a CDS encoding ABC transporter permease, giving the protein MSVPATLAAAPVPARRLRLRLDPVALMALPAFAYLAASYGWPLLVLLGRSLSGPDGIGLAPFAQFLSDPFSWRVIGNTVRSALLVTLVCLLLGYPAAIALARARGAVQALLLLSVILPLSVGVVVKAYAWQIVLRRDGVVSQVLVGLGIWDAPQRLLFTETGLVLGAANVFLPFMILPIYAVIRLIDPRLAEAAATLGASPVRRFLCVTLPLTLPGIVSGIAFVFSLAVSMYVVPSLVIGDRYQTLATLTGRAFLFMRDERLGSTTAVILLAVAVAVVVGSTALARRLGGGGQT; this is encoded by the coding sequence ATGAGCGTCCCGGCCACCCTCGCCGCCGCTCCCGTCCCGGCCCGCCGGCTGCGGCTTCGCCTCGACCCGGTGGCGCTCATGGCGCTGCCGGCCTTCGCCTATCTTGCCGCTTCCTATGGCTGGCCGCTGCTCGTCCTCTTGGGGCGCAGCCTCTCGGGGCCCGACGGGATCGGCCTCGCGCCCTTCGCGCAGTTCCTGTCCGATCCGTTCAGCTGGCGGGTCATCGGCAATACGGTGCGCAGCGCGCTCCTCGTCACCCTGGTCTGCCTGCTCCTCGGCTATCCGGCGGCGATCGCCCTGGCGCGGGCCCGCGGCGCGGTGCAAGCGCTGCTGCTGCTCTCGGTCATCCTGCCGCTCTCGGTCGGGGTGGTGGTCAAGGCCTATGCCTGGCAGATCGTGCTGCGCCGCGACGGGGTGGTGTCGCAGGTCCTCGTCGGGCTCGGGATCTGGGACGCGCCGCAGCGGCTGCTGTTCACCGAGACCGGCCTCGTCCTGGGCGCCGCCAACGTCTTCCTGCCGTTCATGATCCTGCCGATCTACGCGGTGATCCGCCTGATCGATCCGCGCCTCGCGGAGGCCGCCGCGACCCTCGGGGCGTCGCCCGTGCGGCGCTTCCTGTGCGTGACCCTGCCGCTGACCCTGCCGGGGATCGTCTCGGGGATCGCCTTCGTGTTCTCGCTCGCGGTGTCGATGTACGTCGTGCCGAGCCTCGTCATCGGCGACCGCTACCAGACCCTCGCGACGCTGACCGGCCGCGCCTTCCTCTTCATGCGCGACGAGCGGCTCGGCTCGACCACGGCCGTCATCCTGCTCGCGGTTGCGGTCGCCGTCGTGGTCGGCTCGACGGCGCTCGCCCGCCGCCTCGGCGGGGGAGGACAAACATGA
- a CDS encoding ANTAR domain-containing response regulator: MSAPARKILDELRRARVLVVHPRDEEGASLIDQLRRLGCEVSQAWPPPAALPPETDTLFVLLDDADVRPLLPAIEEAGPTVVAIVGYESPTSLKAIVDVNAHGVLAKPLRARGVLTQFALARYRRGYEGRLTSKITRLEETMKGRRSVEKAVRLLVDLNRIDEDAAYRLLRDRATAARVPMASVAESVVAAHEAMSGLGLRIALAEKT; the protein is encoded by the coding sequence ATGAGCGCGCCGGCCCGCAAGATCCTCGACGAGCTGCGGCGCGCCCGGGTGCTGGTCGTCCATCCGCGCGACGAGGAGGGCGCCTCCCTGATCGATCAGCTTCGCCGCCTCGGCTGCGAGGTCTCGCAGGCCTGGCCGCCCCCGGCGGCGCTGCCGCCGGAGACCGACACGCTGTTCGTCCTGCTCGACGATGCCGACGTCCGCCCCCTGCTGCCCGCCATCGAGGAGGCCGGGCCGACGGTCGTCGCCATCGTGGGCTACGAGAGCCCGACCTCGCTGAAGGCCATCGTCGACGTCAACGCCCACGGCGTCCTGGCCAAGCCCCTGCGGGCGCGCGGGGTGCTGACCCAGTTCGCGCTTGCCCGCTACCGGCGCGGCTACGAGGGCCGGCTGACGAGCAAGATCACCCGGCTCGAGGAGACCATGAAGGGGCGCCGCAGCGTCGAGAAGGCGGTGCGGCTGCTCGTCGACCTCAACCGGATCGACGAGGACGCCGCCTACCGTCTGCTGCGCGACCGCGCCACGGCAGCACGCGTACCGATGGCGAGCGTCGCCGAGAGCGTGGTGGCGGCGCACGAGGCGATGAGCGGGCTCGGCCTGCGCATCGCGTTGGCGGAGAAGACCTGA
- a CDS encoding amidohydrolase family protein: MAELIVQAGWVVTGIKDRNTPVIVENGAVLSRDGVIVAVGPVEEMQRTAPQAELRRYPGHVMLPGFVNSHHHVGLTPLQLGSPDYALELWFASRLPARRLDLTLDTLYSAFEMVASGITTVQHIQGWMAGGFDAIHASATKTLNGYRSLGMRASYCYAVREQNRLVYEADEAFCARLPADLGAELAAHLKAQAMPFADFLRLFDQLREENEGHRLTRIQLAPANLHWCTDEGLVALHDKSRAAGVPMHMHLLETAYQKEYARRRTGKTALRHLHDLGVLGPHMTLGHGVWLNEEDIDLVAQTGTCICHNCSSNFRLRSGLAPLNAWEKKGITVGMGLDEAGINDDRDMLQELRLALRVHRVPGMDDDDVPTPSQVVKMATESGAMTTAFGAEIGRLDPGRYFDASLIDWKRATYPFQDPDIPVLDALVQRAKTECVDAVYIDGDLVYADGRFTRIDRDAVLAEIADVLGRPRSPEEVARRELGRAVFPHVKAFYADYLPAAPGNPFYAGSSMR, translated from the coding sequence ATGGCAGAGCTCATCGTCCAGGCCGGCTGGGTCGTCACCGGCATCAAGGACCGCAACACGCCGGTCATCGTCGAGAACGGCGCCGTGCTCTCGCGCGACGGCGTGATCGTGGCGGTCGGCCCGGTCGAGGAGATGCAGCGGACGGCGCCGCAAGCCGAGCTGCGCCGCTATCCCGGCCACGTCATGCTGCCGGGCTTCGTCAACAGCCACCACCATGTCGGGCTCACCCCGCTCCAGCTCGGCTCGCCCGACTACGCCCTGGAATTGTGGTTCGCGAGCCGCCTGCCGGCCCGGCGCCTCGACCTCACCCTCGACACGCTCTACTCCGCCTTCGAGATGGTGGCGTCGGGCATCACCACGGTCCAGCACATCCAGGGCTGGATGGCCGGCGGCTTTGATGCCATCCACGCCTCCGCGACCAAGACCCTGAACGGCTACCGCAGCCTCGGGATGCGCGCCTCCTACTGCTACGCCGTCCGCGAGCAGAACCGGCTCGTCTACGAGGCGGACGAGGCGTTCTGCGCCCGCCTGCCGGCCGATCTCGGGGCAGAGCTCGCCGCCCACCTCAAGGCGCAGGCGATGCCGTTTGCCGACTTCCTGCGCCTGTTCGACCAGCTCCGAGAGGAGAACGAGGGCCATCGCCTGACCCGGATCCAGCTGGCGCCGGCCAATCTCCACTGGTGCACCGACGAGGGGCTGGTGGCGCTCCACGACAAATCCCGCGCCGCCGGCGTGCCGATGCACATGCATCTGCTGGAGACCGCCTACCAGAAGGAATATGCCCGCCGCCGCACCGGCAAGACCGCGCTCCGCCACCTCCACGACCTCGGCGTGCTCGGGCCGCACATGACGCTCGGCCACGGCGTCTGGCTCAACGAGGAGGACATCGACCTCGTCGCGCAGACCGGCACCTGCATCTGCCACAATTGCTCGTCGAACTTCCGGCTGCGCTCGGGGCTCGCCCCGCTGAACGCCTGGGAGAAGAAGGGCATCACGGTCGGGATGGGGCTCGACGAGGCGGGCATCAACGACGACCGCGACATGCTCCAGGAATTGCGGCTGGCGCTCCGGGTCCACCGGGTGCCCGGGATGGACGACGACGACGTGCCGACCCCGTCGCAGGTGGTGAAGATGGCGACCGAATCGGGCGCCATGACCACCGCCTTCGGGGCCGAGATCGGCCGCCTCGATCCCGGCCGCTACTTCGATGCGTCGCTGATCGACTGGAAGCGCGCCACCTACCCGTTCCAGGATCCCGACATCCCGGTGCTCGACGCCCTGGTCCAGCGCGCCAAGACCGAGTGCGTCGACGCGGTCTATATCGACGGCGATCTGGTCTATGCGGATGGCCGCTTCACCAGGATCGACCGGGATGCCGTCCTGGCCGAGATCGCCGACGTGCTCGGACGCCCGCGCTCGCCCGAGGAGGTGGCACGGCGCGAACTCGGCCGGGCGGTCTTCCCGCACGTGAAGGCGTTCTATGCCGATTACCTGCCGGCGGCACCGGGCAACCCGTTCTACGCCGGCTCGTCGATGCGCTAA